In Gasterosteus aculeatus chromosome 15, fGasAcu3.hap1.1, whole genome shotgun sequence, a single genomic region encodes these proteins:
- the prlh2r gene encoding prolactin releasing hormone 2 receptor, which yields MDWEKSLNRSRVNSSTAASSSSPTTSDSFSTSTSSSCNSSHLLLSTSPFLVPSFSGLDLLFDLKPVFIPLYSAVASVACSGNLLLLFLTWHNKKRHNTTNFLIGNLALVDLLMCVFCVPLTASYAFDRRGWVFGPHLCLFVTVMQSAAVYAACLSLMAIAVDRYVVVAYPIRRRAGGQFCWGLVVAIWLSSLALSAPTALHTVHLDLRAAGLHMAVCEEFWDGQERGRLIYSCFILLFSYFVPLAAVSVSYCAISYQLRRRTASGLTACQELRSAGAAWSRRRRKTFCLLLVSVLCFAFSWLPLQLVNLIRDLDTDFSILGKDYINIVQVSAHLLAMSSACYNPFIYASFHQKILTYLCGRLIFRNRKARKDGGRRSNALTMTHRGRRHHTSTMAADLPAANCAIPQDIYA from the exons ATGGACTGGGAGAAGTCATTGAACCGATCCAGGGTGAACTCCTCTACTGCAGCCTCTTCGTCATCTCCGACCACATCCGACtctttctccacctccacctcctcctcttgcaactcctctcacctcctcctctccacctccccgtTCCTGGTCCCTTCCTTTTCTGGCCTGGACCTCCTGTTCGACCTGAAGCCCGTCTTCATCCCCCTCTACTCCGCGGTGGCGTCGGTCGCCTGCTCCGgcaacctcctcctgctctttctcACCTGGCACAAcaagaaaagacacaacaccACAAACTTCCTCATCGGCAACCTGGCCCTGGTCGACCTGCTCATGTGCGTCTTCTGCGTCCCTTTGACTGCATCCTACGCCTTTGACCGGCGCGGGTGGGTGTTTGGCCCCCACTTGTGCCTCTTCGTCACCGTGATGCAGTCGGCGGCCGTCTACGCGGCCTGCCTCTCCCTCATGGCCATCGCGGTGGACCGTTACGTGGTCGTGGCTTATCCCATCCGCAGAAGAGCGGGGGGCCAGTTTTGCTGGGGTCTGGTGGTCGCCATCTGGCTGTCCTCCCTGGCTTTATCCGCGCCCACGGCGCTGCACACCGTCCACCTGGACCTGCGGGCTGCAGGGCTGCACATGGCCGTTTGTGAGGAGTTCTGGGATGGCCAGGAGCGAGGCCGGCTCATCTACTCCTGCTTCATACTCCTCTTCTCCTACTTTGTCCCACTGGCTGCCGTCTCCGTCTCCTACTGTGCCATATCCTACCAGCTGAGGCGGAGGACCGCGTCAGGATTGACGGCGTGTCAGGAGCTGAGATCTGCGGGGGCCGCAtggagcagacggaggaggaagactTTCTGTCTGCTTTTGGTGTCCGTCCTGTGTTTTGCCTTCTCGTGGCTTCCCTTACAG CTGGTGAATCTCATCCGTGACCTGGACACAGATTTCTCCATCCTAGGGAAGGATTACATCAACATCGTCCAGGTGTCCGCTCACCTGCTCGCCATGAGCTCCGCCTGCTACAACCCTTTCATTTACGCCTCATTTCACCAAAAAATCCTCACCTACCTCTGCGGCCGATTGATTTTCCGCAACAGAAAAGCAAGAAAGGACGGGGGACGCCGGTCGAACGCCCTGACGATGACGCACAGGGGGCGCCGCCATCACACCTCCACGATGGCAGCGGATTTACCCGCCGCAAATTGCGCCATTCCTCAAGACATCTACGCATAA
- the bahd1 gene encoding bromo adjacent homology domain-containing 1 protein produces the protein MVKAQRSRPVKCGKLRKEKGGKEKGGGVKKGKERKNELRGRKKKDKKESHRHRKKTLAAGDGDALDCCVLLTRLEEKRVVGKEKDAQKSGKQKRVTVKKKHSSATQRRTKSGLKKTSTANQQSLEPKIKQSDALLAFPAPVFEPRRRRMASLNAEAVNSLLLYRDDSLASTLAKKRQPSTEEKAKDILAKTEHRGHKTKKVPLGGKADPKERPKKPRRAAAQAQDIDWLALFAPTPRRQAGLTAATLLRLTSAQYGTKRQRKSESKPAPTTQGETGGGKPVCGETTAAKKATRPKHADQLKHIKHGTGDLVGSQLETNIQGCCGLCKSEALDPEWDGAAVGQERLRHELRRGSSLGFSVKTIKKEQVETDVSSCYCCSQDRCVEYCHRLALFLEDKTFKEPEDGALSEVFHHHHHHHHHHHHHLQSPHSVSHPAAITISPHSYTCFPGYYVHFSHPDAPPSPLPPLASCPKSGQKRAKLLPGAGPQTPGISHPLYCCASVEACYREPCRIKSYSSYTSVVPAIGRGGCSFSPTDCAKCKHGTQRDDYPSTLNDRHSSSSLPVSHGPRACAGCPSPDVPPAGQPVPRIQTPPSDPSQPQSPPQAAKECPQGAKPPGGSRSGARGPGGVGPAARPPDRDKKQKHAAPSAGGRAVAKQPKNGRQKSTNGWQPVGLPFQKEVFSVGEAAQVLRKCFEGVQRDGELIRVRDTVLLKSGPRKKSLPYVAKISALWEEPESGELMMSLFWYYRPEHTQAGRNPSIHCENEIFASRHQDVNSVACIEDKCYVLTLAQYCRFCALVKRHREGVCDRAASFVVPPIVGDATPAHHCVPDDADPELVFFCRHVYDFRYGRLLKNLQ, from the exons ATGGTGAAAGCTCAGCGGAGCCGGCCTGTGAAATGTGGGAAGCTCCGGAAGGAGAAGGGAGGCAAGGAGAAAGGAGGTGGagtgaaaaaagggaaagaaagaaaaaatgagttgagggggaggaaaaagaaggaTAAAAAAGAGTCACATCGACACAGGAAGAAGACACTGGCGGCGGGTGATGGAGACGCGCTGGACTGTTGCGTCCTGCTCACCCGTCTGGAGGAGAAACGCGTTGTGGGTAAAGAAAAGGACGCACAAAAATCTGGGAAACAAAAGAGGGTTACGGTCAAGAAGAAGCACTCCAGCGCCACTCAAAGAAGGACCAAATCTGGATTGAAGAAAACATCCACAGCCAATCAGCAATCACTGGAACCAAAAATCAAACAATCTGACGCCTTACTGGCGTTTCCCGCGCCCGTCTTTGAGCCTCGCCGGCGGAGAATGGCCTCGCTTAACGCCGAGGCCGTCAACAGCTTGCTGCTCTACAGAGACGATTCGCTGGCGTCGACTCTCGCAAAGAAACGGCAGCCTTCCACTGAAGAAAAAGCTAAAGATATTCTTGCTAAGACTGAACATAGAGGTCATAAAACCAAAAAGGTTCCTCTGGGAGGGAAAGCGGACCCAAAAGAAAGACCTAAAAAACCCAGGCGGGCGGCGGCGCAGGCTCAGGACATCGACTGGTTGGCTTTGTTTGCCCCGACGCCTCGCCGCCAAGCAGGCCTCACTGCCGCCACGCTGCTCAGGCTCACCAGCGCCCAGTACGGAACCAAGCGGCAGAGGAAGTCGGAGTCCAAGCCGGCGCCCACGACTCAGGGTGAGACCGGCGGCGGCAAGCCGGTCTGCGGAGAAACAACGGCGGCCAAAAAGGCCACACGTCCTAAGCATGCAGACCAACTAAAGCACATAAAACATGGCACGGGTGATCTGGTTGGTTCCCAGCTGGAGACAAACATCCAGGGTTGCTGCGGTTTGTGCAAAAGCGAGGCTTTGGATCCCGAGTGGGACGGCGCTGCGGTGGGACAGGAGCGTCTCCGGCATGAGCTCCGTCGTGGATCTTCGCTGGGATTCTCCGTGAAAACGATAAaaaaggagcaggtggagacgGACGTGTCCTCCTGCTACTGCTGCTCCCAGGACAGGTGTGTCGAGTACTGCCACAGGCTGGCCCTCTTCCTGGAGGACAAGACCTTCAAGGAGCCAGAGGACGGCGCGCTGTCCGAGGtgttccaccaccaccaccatcaccaccaccaccaccaccaccacctgcagTCGCCGCACTCCGTGTCCCACCCGGCGGCCATAACCATCAGCCCGCACAGCTACACCTGCTTCCCCGGCTACTACGTCCACTTCAGCCACCCAGACGCCCCGCCCTCTCCCCTACCCCCCCTCGCTTCGTGCCCAAAGAGCGGCCAGAAGAGAGCCAAGCTGCTCCCCGGCGCCGGTCCGCAGACCCCGGGGATTAGCCACCCGCTGTACTGCTGCGCCTCGGTGGAGGCGTGCTACAGAGAGCCCTGCAGGATCAAGAGCTACTCCTCCTACACCAGCGTGGTTCCAGCCATCGGCAGAGGAGGGTGCTCCTTCAGCCCCACGGACTGCGCCAAATGCAAGCACGGCACCCAGAGAG ACGACTACCCGTCAACCCTCAATGACCGCCACagttcttcctccctccccgtctcccacGGCCCCAGAGCCTGCGCAGGATGCCCCTCCCCCGACGTGCCCCCGGCCGGCCAACCAGTGCCCCGCATTCAGACGCCGCCGTCCGACCCCAGCCAACCGCAGAGTCCGCCGCAGGCGGCGAAGGAGTGTCCGCAGGGTGCCAAGCCGCCCGGCGGGTCGAGGTCCGGCGCACGCGGCCCCGGCGGCGTCGGCCCGGCGGCCCGCCCTCCCGACAGggacaagaagcagaagcacGCCGCCCCCAGCGCCGGAGGGCGAGCGGTTGCCAAGCAGCCGAAGAACGGACGCCAAAAATCGACCAATGGCTGGCAGCCGGTCGGCCTGCCCTTCCAGAAGGAGGTCTTCTCTGTG GGAGAGGCGGCTCAGGTGCTGAGGAAGTGCTTCGAGGGGGTCCAGAGAGACGGGGAGCTGATTCGGGTCAGAGACACTGTTCTGCTCAAATCTGGACCTAGAAAGAAGTCTCTGCCTTACGTGGCCAAGATCTCAGCTCTGTGGGAGGAGCCGGAGTCCG GAGAGCTGATGATGAGTTTGTTTTGGTACTACCGTCCAGAACACACGCAAGCGGGACGCAATCCCAGCATACATTGCGAG AACGAGATCTTCGCGTCTCGTCACCAGGATGTGAACAGTGTGGCCTGTATTGAAGACAAATGTTATGTTCTAACACTGGCCCAGTATTGTCG ATTTTGTGCCTTGGTTAAACGCCATAGGGAGGGCGTATGCGACCGCGCCGCCTCCTTCGTGGTGCCACCCATTGTCGGCGACGCCACGCCCGCCCACCACTGTGTGCCCGACGACGCCGACCCGGAGCTGGTGTTTTTCTGTCGACACGTCTACGACTTTCGCTACGGACGCCTCCTCAAGAACCTGCAGTAG